A portion of the Pseudarthrobacter sp. L1SW genome contains these proteins:
- the argS gene encoding arginine--tRNA ligase, translating into MTPEELSLAISACLKDAVAAGDIALSASAVPDEVRVERPKNRDHGDWATNIALQLAKQAGTNPREFATILSTRLKSIDGVAAVDIAGPGFLNITVDAAAAGALAKVIVEAGAQYGTNSALAGHTVNMEFVSANPTGPLHIGHTRWAALGDSIARVLRASGAEVTAEYYINDAGTQMNVFAHSVYNRLHGLPVPDGGYPGQYIADLGHEVLTEHPDIRELTEVAALPVIRAAAYEAQMKDIKATLADFGVEFDVFFSEQELHDAGAIESAVARLREQGHVFDDGGAVWLRTTDFGDDKDRVMIRANGEPTYFAADAAYYLSKKDRGFTEKIYLLGADHHGYINRLKAIAACAGDDPEVHIEVLIGQLVSVNGAKLSKRAGNIIELKDLIDWLGKDAVRYSLARFPADSPLTLDPELLKKHSNENPVFYVQYAHARSRGAARNAVAAGVERQVDGVDSFDASLLDHPTENELLSYLGSYPSIVAKAAELREPHRVARHLEVIAGAYHRWYDACRIAPMGDEAVTDVNRTRLWLNDATSQVLANGLDLLGVSAPERM; encoded by the coding sequence GTGACTCCCGAAGAACTCTCCCTCGCCATATCCGCCTGCCTGAAGGACGCCGTCGCTGCCGGTGACATCGCCCTTTCAGCATCAGCTGTCCCTGATGAGGTGCGCGTGGAGCGACCCAAGAACCGGGACCACGGCGACTGGGCCACCAACATTGCCCTCCAGCTCGCCAAGCAGGCGGGCACCAACCCGCGTGAATTCGCCACGATCCTCAGCACCCGCCTGAAGTCCATCGACGGCGTTGCTGCCGTGGACATCGCCGGGCCGGGGTTCCTGAACATCACCGTGGATGCGGCTGCCGCCGGCGCCCTGGCCAAGGTGATTGTCGAGGCCGGCGCGCAGTACGGCACCAACTCCGCGCTCGCCGGCCACACGGTGAACATGGAGTTTGTTTCCGCCAATCCCACCGGGCCCCTGCATATCGGCCACACCCGCTGGGCAGCGCTGGGGGATTCGATCGCCCGCGTACTCCGTGCCTCCGGCGCGGAGGTCACCGCCGAGTACTACATCAATGACGCCGGCACGCAGATGAACGTCTTCGCGCATTCCGTCTACAACCGGTTGCACGGACTTCCGGTGCCCGACGGCGGCTACCCCGGACAGTACATCGCGGACCTTGGGCACGAGGTACTGACAGAGCACCCTGACATCCGTGAACTGACTGAGGTTGCCGCCCTTCCGGTGATCCGCGCCGCCGCCTACGAGGCCCAGATGAAGGACATCAAGGCCACCCTTGCGGACTTCGGCGTGGAGTTCGACGTGTTCTTCTCCGAGCAGGAACTGCACGACGCCGGTGCGATCGAAAGTGCCGTGGCGCGCCTGCGCGAGCAGGGCCACGTGTTCGACGACGGCGGTGCGGTGTGGCTGCGCACCACGGACTTCGGCGACGACAAGGACCGCGTGATGATCCGCGCCAACGGCGAGCCGACGTACTTCGCCGCCGACGCCGCGTACTACCTGTCCAAGAAGGACCGGGGCTTCACCGAGAAGATCTACCTCCTGGGTGCCGACCACCACGGCTACATCAACCGGCTCAAGGCGATTGCCGCGTGCGCCGGTGACGACCCCGAGGTCCACATCGAGGTGCTGATCGGGCAGCTGGTGTCCGTCAACGGCGCCAAGCTGTCCAAGCGTGCCGGAAACATCATTGAGCTCAAGGACCTGATCGACTGGCTCGGGAAGGATGCCGTCCGCTACTCGTTGGCCCGTTTCCCCGCGGATTCGCCGCTGACCCTTGACCCGGAGCTGCTGAAGAAGCACAGCAATGAAAACCCGGTGTTCTACGTGCAGTACGCCCATGCACGCTCCCGCGGCGCTGCCCGGAACGCCGTGGCCGCGGGCGTCGAGCGCCAGGTGGACGGCGTGGACAGCTTTGACGCCTCGCTGCTTGACCACCCCACTGAAAACGAGCTGCTCTCCTACCTGGGCAGCTACCCTTCGATCGTGGCCAAGGCCGCCGAGCTCCGCGAACCGCACCGGGTGGCCCGCCACCTGGAGGTCATTGCCGGCGCCTATCACCGCTGGTATGACGCCTGCCGGATTGCGCCCATGGGCGACGAAGCGGTGACCGACGTCAACCGCACCCGGCTGTGGCTCAACGACGCCACGAGCCAGGTGCTGGCCAACGGCCTTGACCTGCTTGGCGTTTCCGCGCCGGAACGGATGTGA
- the lysA gene encoding diaminopimelate decarboxylase yields MTAQDTTAGSPLAPAWLSVPADLNALQEPMWAKGVERNDDGELTVDGIPVSELQRKYGTPLFVMSENDFRARARAFSDAFNNAFADICGGVDVYYAGKSFLCTAVVRWVEEEGLRLDTASGGELAVAAKAGIPGADVALHGNNKSDGEIHRALDMKLGRIVVDSLSELIRVGAIAEHRGEKANVMLRLTPGVHAHTHEFIATAHEDQKFGLSMAADTTEQAGLSAAEEAVAAAAAHPGIELLGLHCHIGSQIFEPDGFAMAAEKLLRFLAAMQEKYSIVLPELDLGGGYGIAYTPVDTPRPAAEIAEAMAAVVRSTCAELGIDPPRISIEPGRAIVGSTTFTLYEVGTIKTVRVDAPAPSGASDGGNNVTYPRRYVSVDGGMSDNARPVLYDADYSAILASRTSAAAPQLSRVVGKHCESGDIVVRDVYLPEDVAAGDLLAVPGTGAYCWALSSNYNYLARPGVVAVRDGSARLIVRGETEEDLLNRDMGA; encoded by the coding sequence ATGACTGCACAGGACACCACCGCCGGTTCCCCGCTTGCCCCTGCCTGGCTTTCGGTTCCTGCCGACCTGAATGCCCTGCAGGAACCCATGTGGGCCAAAGGCGTGGAGCGCAACGACGACGGCGAACTCACCGTGGACGGGATCCCGGTCAGTGAGCTCCAGCGGAAGTACGGCACCCCGCTGTTCGTCATGAGCGAGAACGATTTCCGGGCGCGGGCCCGCGCGTTCAGCGATGCCTTCAACAATGCGTTCGCTGACATCTGCGGGGGAGTGGACGTCTACTACGCCGGCAAATCGTTCCTGTGCACCGCTGTGGTGCGCTGGGTCGAAGAAGAGGGGCTGCGGCTGGACACGGCCTCCGGCGGAGAGCTCGCCGTCGCGGCAAAGGCCGGGATTCCCGGCGCCGACGTTGCCCTGCACGGCAACAACAAGTCCGACGGCGAGATCCACCGTGCGCTGGACATGAAACTTGGCCGGATCGTGGTGGACAGCCTCAGCGAACTGATCAGGGTGGGCGCCATCGCCGAACACCGGGGGGAAAAGGCCAACGTCATGCTCCGGCTGACGCCGGGTGTCCATGCGCACACCCACGAATTCATTGCCACGGCCCACGAGGACCAGAAGTTCGGCCTCTCCATGGCCGCGGACACCACCGAACAGGCCGGGCTGTCCGCTGCCGAAGAAGCAGTGGCTGCCGCCGCCGCGCACCCGGGCATTGAACTGCTGGGCCTGCACTGCCACATCGGTTCCCAGATCTTCGAGCCGGACGGCTTCGCGATGGCCGCCGAGAAGCTCCTCCGCTTCCTCGCCGCCATGCAGGAGAAATACTCCATCGTCCTTCCGGAGCTGGACCTCGGCGGCGGCTACGGCATCGCCTACACCCCGGTGGACACCCCCCGCCCCGCAGCCGAGATCGCGGAGGCGATGGCCGCCGTCGTCCGTTCCACCTGCGCAGAGCTCGGCATCGACCCGCCCCGCATCTCCATCGAACCGGGACGCGCCATCGTGGGCAGCACCACGTTCACCCTTTACGAGGTGGGGACGATCAAAACCGTTCGGGTGGACGCACCGGCCCCGTCCGGAGCCAGTGACGGAGGCAACAACGTTACGTATCCGCGCCGGTATGTTTCAGTGGACGGCGGCATGAGCGACAACGCCCGCCCCGTGCTCTACGACGCCGATTACTCCGCAATTCTGGCCTCACGCACGTCCGCGGCGGCTCCGCAGCTGTCCCGCGTGGTGGGCAAACATTGCGAGAGCGGCGACATAGTTGTTAGAGATGTATATCTGCCCGAGGACGTGGCAGCCGGTGATCTGCTTGCTGTACCGGGGACCGGCGCCTACTGCTGGGCCCTGTCAAGCAACTACAACTATCTGGCCCGGCCGGGCGTTGTCGCGGTGCGCGACGGATCTGCCCGGCTGATTGTCCGCGGGGAAACCGAAGAAGATTTGCTGAACCGCGACATGGGAGCCTGA
- a CDS encoding FAD:protein FMN transferase, translating to MPDRDREDFAFEGIGTRWQVSTPRLLDPVLLARLLAVVERFDADWSRFREDSRVTAMAREPGRYEFPAEAGPLGLVYRTLYQLTGGAMTPLIGTSLERLGYDAGYSLQPSGSPLPAPVWDEVLDWAGTTLTTKAPAVLDIGAAGKGLLVDLLAAELEAGGVTAFIIDASGDLLVRGPDPVPVALEHPYNAAQAIGVVQLSGRALCASAANRRAWGDGLHHVLDGRTGRPVRTAVATWALAETTMLADALATALFFLPGDELQRSFDFSWLTVFSDGSAAHSQGFEGTLFS from the coding sequence GTGCCGGACCGGGACCGGGAGGACTTCGCGTTTGAGGGGATCGGCACGCGCTGGCAGGTCTCAACGCCCCGGCTGCTCGATCCGGTCCTGCTGGCCCGGCTCCTCGCCGTAGTGGAACGGTTCGATGCCGACTGGTCCCGGTTCCGGGAGGATTCCCGCGTTACCGCCATGGCCAGGGAACCCGGCCGGTACGAGTTCCCTGCCGAGGCCGGTCCGCTCGGGCTGGTGTACCGGACCCTCTACCAGCTCACCGGCGGCGCAATGACGCCGCTTATCGGCACCAGCCTGGAGCGTTTGGGGTACGACGCCGGCTACTCACTTCAGCCTTCCGGCTCCCCGCTGCCGGCACCCGTTTGGGACGAGGTGCTGGATTGGGCGGGCACCACCCTCACCACGAAAGCTCCGGCCGTCCTGGACATCGGGGCCGCCGGCAAGGGCCTGCTGGTGGACCTGTTGGCGGCGGAACTTGAGGCGGGCGGCGTGACGGCGTTCATTATCGATGCCAGCGGAGACCTGTTGGTGCGTGGGCCGGATCCCGTTCCGGTGGCATTGGAACACCCCTACAACGCAGCCCAGGCCATCGGCGTGGTGCAGCTGTCCGGCCGGGCACTGTGTGCCTCTGCGGCAAACCGGCGCGCCTGGGGCGACGGCCTGCACCACGTCCTGGACGGCAGGACCGGCCGGCCGGTAAGGACCGCTGTGGCCACCTGGGCGCTGGCGGAAACCACAATGCTGGCCGATGCACTGGCAACGGCGCTCTTTTTCCTCCCCGGCGACGAATTGCAGCGGTCTTTTGATTTTTCCTGGTTGACGGTCTTCTCGGACGGAAGCGCAGCCCATTCCCAAGGATTTGAAGGGACACTGTTTTCATGA
- a CDS encoding ferredoxin--NADP reductase: MSPVETPRTGPDLSIGRLDTVLGRYTMYRLILLVLATLAGYSLVLDALGWLTFGVPEMLGHLVLCLGLTYASNRALAALFRVRPHSESSLITGLLLYFLFWPSFAPMDVAGVALACVLASASKYALAWRGRHVFNPAAAGAFVTGLTGLNIATWWAATPAMLLLLLPGVLLVLYRTRKFLMATVFTVVAAAIITAELLQAGLSAGMALWQSFAQRPLLFFVGFMLTEPLTLPPRRWQQLALAAVVGVVFAVPYNVGFLANSPEAALLLGNLLAFLAGQRGSVTLRLAGTRALTPSTTEFSFEPSRPVRFVPGQYMELDLPQVKSDRKGRRRVFSLTGSPDERLVKFGVRTAEPVSPAKRVLLSLKPGDKVTATSVGGDFVLPRNPRKPVLLIAAGIGITPYLSHLSSGGLRERDAVLLLLARSADEVAYAEELRAAGIRVLVRTADGSAPPPDLATAAWDGTRLDGEALRALVPDIADRDVYVSGSPASVAALRRAARQAGARRIHVDSFSGY, translated from the coding sequence ATGAGCCCCGTCGAAACCCCCAGAACCGGGCCGGACCTGTCCATCGGCCGGCTGGATACCGTGCTGGGCCGGTACACCATGTACCGGCTGATCCTCCTGGTCCTGGCAACCTTGGCCGGATACAGCCTTGTGCTCGACGCCTTGGGCTGGCTGACGTTCGGCGTTCCGGAGATGCTGGGGCACCTGGTCCTGTGCCTGGGGCTGACCTACGCATCCAACAGGGCGCTGGCGGCACTGTTCCGGGTACGGCCGCACTCCGAGTCCTCGCTGATCACCGGGCTGCTGCTCTATTTCCTGTTCTGGCCCTCTTTCGCCCCAATGGACGTGGCGGGGGTGGCTTTGGCATGCGTGCTGGCATCGGCGTCGAAATACGCCCTCGCCTGGCGCGGAAGGCACGTGTTCAACCCTGCCGCCGCGGGTGCGTTCGTCACGGGCCTCACCGGCCTTAACATCGCCACCTGGTGGGCTGCCACGCCGGCCATGCTGTTGCTGCTGCTTCCGGGAGTCCTGCTGGTCCTGTACCGCACCCGGAAGTTCCTGATGGCCACGGTGTTCACCGTTGTTGCCGCCGCGATCATCACCGCCGAACTGCTCCAGGCCGGGCTGTCAGCGGGCATGGCCCTGTGGCAGTCCTTTGCCCAGCGGCCGCTGCTGTTCTTTGTTGGCTTCATGCTTACCGAGCCGCTGACGCTGCCGCCGCGGCGCTGGCAGCAACTCGCGTTGGCCGCAGTGGTGGGCGTTGTCTTCGCGGTCCCCTACAACGTCGGGTTCCTGGCCAATTCTCCGGAGGCGGCGCTGCTGCTGGGCAACCTGCTGGCTTTCCTGGCGGGCCAGCGCGGGAGCGTGACCCTCCGCCTTGCCGGAACCAGGGCGCTGACACCCAGCACCACGGAGTTCTCCTTCGAACCGTCGCGGCCGGTCCGCTTCGTGCCGGGGCAGTACATGGAGCTTGACCTGCCGCAGGTGAAGTCGGACAGGAAGGGCCGGCGCCGGGTATTCAGCCTGACGGGTTCACCGGACGAACGCCTGGTGAAGTTCGGCGTGCGGACTGCCGAGCCGGTATCCCCGGCGAAGCGCGTCCTCCTTTCACTGAAGCCCGGGGACAAAGTGACCGCCACCTCGGTGGGTGGAGACTTTGTCCTCCCCCGGAACCCACGGAAACCGGTACTGCTGATTGCCGCCGGAATAGGCATCACGCCCTACCTTTCACACCTGTCGTCCGGAGGATTGCGGGAACGGGACGCCGTGCTCCTCCTCCTTGCACGGAGCGCGGACGAGGTTGCCTATGCGGAGGAACTGCGGGCGGCGGGTATCCGGGTCCTGGTTCGCACTGCGGATGGTTCGGCGCCGCCGCCGGACCTGGCCACCGCCGCCTGGGACGGCACGCGGCTGGACGGCGAAGCCCTCCGTGCACTGGTACCGGACATCGCGGACCGGGACGTCTACGTCTCGGGATCACCGGCCAGCGTGGCGGCACTGCGACGTGCGGCCAGGCAGGCAGGGGCGCGCCGGATCCACGTGGACTCGTTCTCGGGCTACTGA
- a CDS encoding M4 family metallopeptidase — translation MHVPFCSIVPPYLLRRLAKQDAPEFSSAARAAKEALGHVESFHSARSRPVPDVPAGIRQAKPGPPNRSIFDAAGSEVLPGRLVRKEGEAATEDPAADEAYDGLGHTHRLYADVFGRNSIDGRGLPLDATVHFGKLYDNAFWDGKQMVFGDGDGEVFERFTKSLSVIGHELAHGVTQYSAALAYRNQAGALNESMSDVFGALVEQYVRNQSTAEASWLIGEGLFTAEVQGSALRSMKDPGTAYDDDVLGKDPQPDSMDTYVRTSADNGGVHINSGIPNRAFYLVAETLGGNAWDSPGRIWYETLTGGTLPPTATFRVFARATVASAVELYGSGSTEHDAVQKAWETVKVKL, via the coding sequence ATGCACGTTCCGTTCTGTTCCATTGTTCCGCCATACCTGCTGAGGCGGCTGGCCAAACAGGATGCGCCGGAGTTTTCGTCCGCGGCCAGGGCCGCCAAGGAAGCCCTGGGCCACGTGGAGTCGTTCCACTCAGCGCGGTCCCGGCCAGTGCCGGACGTTCCGGCAGGGATCCGCCAGGCGAAGCCGGGGCCGCCAAACCGGAGCATCTTCGACGCCGCCGGCTCGGAGGTCCTCCCCGGCCGGCTGGTCCGCAAGGAGGGTGAGGCCGCCACGGAGGACCCCGCTGCCGATGAGGCCTATGACGGGCTCGGCCACACGCACCGCCTGTACGCGGACGTGTTCGGACGCAACTCCATTGACGGACGGGGCCTGCCGCTGGACGCAACGGTCCACTTCGGCAAGCTCTACGACAACGCCTTTTGGGACGGCAAGCAGATGGTTTTCGGCGACGGCGACGGTGAGGTCTTCGAACGGTTCACCAAGTCCCTGAGCGTCATCGGCCACGAGCTGGCCCACGGCGTTACCCAGTATTCAGCCGCGCTTGCCTACCGGAACCAGGCGGGCGCCCTGAACGAATCAATGTCGGACGTCTTCGGTGCCCTGGTGGAGCAGTATGTCAGGAACCAGTCCACGGCCGAGGCCAGCTGGCTGATCGGTGAGGGCCTCTTCACGGCTGAGGTGCAAGGCAGTGCCTTGCGTTCCATGAAGGATCCCGGCACAGCGTACGACGACGATGTGCTGGGTAAGGACCCGCAACCGGACTCCATGGACACGTACGTCAGGACAAGCGCCGACAACGGCGGGGTCCACATCAACTCCGGGATCCCCAACCGCGCCTTCTACCTCGTGGCCGAGACGCTCGGGGGAAACGCCTGGGACTCCCCCGGGCGCATCTGGTACGAGACACTCACCGGCGGAACGCTGCCTCCCACGGCGACCTTCAGGGTCTTTGCGCGCGCCACGGTTGCGTCCGCCGTGGAACTCTACGGTTCCGGATCAACCGAGCATGACGCCGTCCAGAAGGCATGGGAAACTGTGAAGGTCAAGCTTTAA
- the thrB gene encoding homoserine kinase, giving the protein METTLTVPAESAAAAPAVPAGQLVTVRVPATSANLGPGYDSLGLALSLHDTLTVETLGSGELQFDLSGEGAETLPRDASHLVVRALTEALHRLGFRHEGLRITADNVNPHGRGLGSSASAVVAAVTAANALVPEAARRGKDWILQLTSEMEGHPDNVAPAIFGGLALSWQNNDQYSSTRATVADSVIPVVAVPDFELSTEAARALLPASVGHHAAAMNAGRAALLIHALTAKPEFLLAGTEDYLHQSYRAEAMRPSAALIAALRTAGYAAVVSGAGPTVLVLADGEADAAAVVAFIEDFIAANTPDIAWRVLKLAVDVEGAKVEMHRR; this is encoded by the coding sequence GTGGAAACCACCCTCACCGTCCCTGCCGAGTCCGCGGCCGCTGCGCCGGCAGTTCCGGCTGGCCAGCTGGTGACCGTCCGCGTGCCCGCCACCAGCGCGAACCTGGGCCCGGGCTATGACAGCCTGGGGCTTGCGCTGTCGCTGCACGACACCCTGACGGTGGAAACCCTGGGCAGCGGTGAGCTTCAGTTCGACCTCAGCGGTGAGGGGGCTGAAACGCTTCCCCGTGACGCCAGCCACCTGGTGGTCCGCGCCCTCACCGAAGCCCTGCACCGCCTGGGCTTCCGGCATGAGGGGCTTCGGATCACGGCGGACAACGTCAATCCGCACGGGCGGGGGCTTGGGTCCTCTGCGTCGGCAGTGGTAGCTGCCGTGACCGCAGCCAATGCCCTGGTTCCAGAGGCTGCCCGCCGCGGCAAGGATTGGATCCTTCAGCTCACCTCCGAGATGGAGGGACATCCGGACAACGTCGCACCCGCCATTTTCGGCGGACTGGCGCTGTCCTGGCAGAACAATGACCAGTACAGCAGCACGCGGGCAACAGTGGCGGATTCGGTCATCCCGGTTGTGGCGGTCCCGGACTTCGAACTGTCCACGGAGGCGGCCCGGGCTCTCCTGCCGGCATCGGTGGGCCACCATGCGGCAGCTATGAACGCGGGCCGTGCCGCACTGCTGATCCACGCGCTGACGGCAAAGCCCGAATTCCTGCTGGCAGGCACCGAGGACTACCTGCACCAGAGCTACCGGGCGGAGGCGATGCGCCCCAGCGCAGCGCTGATCGCGGCGCTCCGAACGGCCGGGTACGCCGCCGTCGTATCGGGTGCGGGCCCCACCGTGCTGGTCCTGGCCGACGGAGAAGCCGACGCCGCGGCCGTGGTGGCCTTCATCGAGGACTTCATCGCAGCCAACACGCCGGATATTGCATGGCGTGTTCTGAAGCTGGCAGTGGACGTTGAAGGTGCTAAGGTGGAGATGCACCGGCGGTAA
- a CDS encoding homoserine dehydrogenase, translating into MTELRTLKVALLGCGNVGAQVARILIEDADALAARTGARLQLSGIAVRNVNAPRDVDLPQELFTTDAETLVKDADLVIELMGGIEPARTLILSALRNGACVVTGNKALLAQDGPTLYEEADKAGVQLSYEAAVAGAIPILRPIRDSLSGDRITRVLGIVNGTTNFILDQMDSTGAQFADALAEAQRLGYAEADPTADVEGHDAAAKAAILATLSFHTRFALENVHCEGITSVTAADIAAAKDAGFVIKLLAIAEKLTDADGNEGVSVRVHPTLLPREHPLAAVRGAFNAVFIEAENAGELMFYGQGAGGTPTASAVLGDLVSAARRLVLGGPQRTETTTGHVPALPIDAATTSYYIGLDVADQPGVLARIAQLFAEHGVSIEIMRQTIHKDAESNTESAELRIVTHRASEAALAATVEAVKGLDVINSVTSVLRVEGV; encoded by the coding sequence ATGACGGAATTGCGAACCCTGAAAGTAGCCCTGCTGGGCTGCGGCAACGTTGGGGCCCAGGTTGCGCGGATCCTCATTGAGGACGCCGACGCCCTTGCCGCCCGCACCGGCGCCCGCCTGCAGCTCAGCGGCATCGCCGTGCGCAACGTCAACGCCCCCCGCGACGTGGACCTGCCGCAGGAGCTTTTCACCACCGACGCCGAGACGCTGGTCAAGGACGCAGACCTGGTCATCGAGCTCATGGGCGGCATTGAGCCCGCCCGGACGTTGATCCTCTCCGCGCTGCGGAACGGCGCCTGCGTTGTCACCGGCAACAAGGCCCTGCTGGCCCAGGACGGCCCCACCCTCTACGAAGAGGCGGACAAGGCAGGGGTCCAGCTCTCCTACGAAGCAGCCGTGGCCGGGGCCATCCCCATCCTCCGGCCCATCCGCGACAGCCTTTCCGGTGACCGGATCACCAGGGTGCTGGGCATCGTCAACGGCACCACGAACTTCATCCTGGACCAGATGGACTCCACCGGCGCCCAGTTCGCCGATGCCCTGGCAGAGGCCCAGCGCCTCGGCTACGCGGAAGCGGACCCCACCGCCGACGTCGAAGGCCACGACGCCGCTGCCAAGGCCGCGATCCTGGCCACGCTGTCCTTCCACACCCGGTTTGCCCTTGAGAACGTCCACTGCGAAGGCATTACGTCCGTCACCGCCGCTGACATCGCCGCGGCCAAGGACGCCGGCTTCGTCATCAAGCTGCTGGCCATCGCCGAGAAACTCACTGACGCCGATGGCAACGAGGGCGTGTCCGTCCGCGTGCACCCCACGCTCCTGCCGCGCGAACACCCGCTGGCCGCCGTCCGCGGCGCGTTCAACGCCGTGTTCATTGAGGCGGAAAACGCCGGTGAACTGATGTTCTACGGCCAGGGTGCCGGCGGCACGCCGACGGCGTCTGCCGTACTGGGCGACCTTGTCTCCGCAGCCCGCCGCCTGGTGCTGGGCGGACCGCAGCGTACCGAGACCACTACCGGCCACGTTCCGGCCCTGCCCATCGATGCAGCCACTACCAGCTACTACATCGGCCTCGACGTCGCCGACCAGCCCGGCGTCCTGGCCCGCATTGCGCAGCTCTTCGCAGAGCACGGCGTGTCCATCGAGATCATGCGGCAAACCATCCACAAGGACGCCGAATCCAACACGGAATCGGCCGAACTGCGGATCGTCACCCACCGCGCGTCAGAGGCTGCCCTTGCGGCCACCGTCGAGGCCGTCAAAGGCCTGGACGTCATCAATTCAGTTACATCCGTTCTGCGGGTAGAAGGAGTCTAA
- the thrC gene encoding threonine synthase, translated as MAHQWRGVIREYADRLPVTESTKVITLGEGGTPLVHAQKLSELTGSEVYLKVEGMNPTGSFKDRGMTMAMTAAVASGAKAVVCASTGNTSASAAAYATAAGLKCAVLVPEGKISMGKLSQAIAHGATLLQVDGNFDNCLDIARKLGESYPVFLVNSVNPARIQGQKTGAFEIVDALGDAPDIHVLPVGNAGNITAYWKGYKEYSAPFESETAGTLPAVSTKTPVMWGFQAAGAAPFVAGHPITEPDTIATAIRIGNPASWDGAIGARDESGGLIDAVTDEEILNAHRWLSAREGVFVEPGSAAGVAGLLKKHAAGEVPSGKTIVITVTGHGLKDPQWALRTEDGSDVQPVKVPNDVVTVAAELGLEDK; from the coding sequence GTGGCTCACCAATGGCGCGGCGTCATCCGCGAATACGCTGACCGTCTGCCCGTGACGGAATCCACCAAGGTCATCACCCTGGGCGAAGGCGGCACCCCCCTGGTGCACGCGCAGAAGCTCTCGGAGCTCACCGGTTCCGAGGTGTACCTGAAGGTGGAGGGCATGAACCCCACCGGTTCGTTCAAGGACCGCGGCATGACCATGGCCATGACCGCCGCCGTCGCCTCCGGGGCGAAGGCCGTGGTCTGCGCCTCCACCGGCAACACCTCCGCCTCTGCTGCTGCCTACGCCACCGCCGCCGGCCTGAAGTGCGCCGTGCTGGTGCCGGAAGGCAAGATCTCCATGGGCAAGCTCAGCCAGGCTATCGCCCACGGCGCCACGCTGTTGCAGGTGGACGGCAATTTCGACAACTGCCTGGACATCGCCCGGAAGCTGGGGGAGTCCTACCCGGTGTTCCTGGTGAACTCGGTCAACCCCGCCCGCATCCAGGGCCAGAAGACCGGCGCGTTCGAAATCGTCGACGCTTTGGGCGACGCACCGGACATCCACGTCCTGCCGGTCGGCAATGCAGGGAACATCACCGCCTACTGGAAGGGCTACAAGGAGTACTCCGCTCCGTTCGAGTCCGAGACGGCCGGCACCCTTCCCGCCGTCTCCACCAAGACCCCCGTGATGTGGGGCTTCCAGGCTGCGGGGGCCGCGCCGTTTGTTGCCGGCCACCCCATCACCGAACCGGACACCATCGCCACGGCCATCCGGATCGGCAATCCCGCCTCCTGGGACGGTGCCATCGGCGCCCGTGACGAATCCGGTGGACTGATTGATGCGGTTACGGATGAGGAAATCCTGAACGCGCACCGCTGGCTGTCCGCACGTGAGGGCGTTTTCGTGGAGCCGGGATCCGCCGCCGGCGTGGCCGGGCTGCTGAAGAAGCACGCCGCGGGTGAAGTTCCGTCAGGCAAGACCATCGTCATCACCGTGACTGGCCACGGCCTCAAGGATCCCCAGTGGGCCCTGCGCACCGAGGACGGCAGCGATGTGCAGCCTGTCAAGGTGCCCAATGACGTCGTGACGGTTGCCGCCGAACTGGGACTGGAAGACAAGTAA
- a CDS encoding VOC family protein, producing MNARIDHLVIAADSLEQGTAWCEALFGVQPSGGGKHALMGTHNHVMDISTERFPQCYLEIIAVDPGAPEPGRPRWFGLDQPALREAVRERPRLVHAVARTAALETLRQGLATCGLDPGVPVAVQRDSPYGTLKWLITVREDGRTECGGALPTLIEWTGPHPCDHLPQTALALQELVLRGVPEEALAVLKMPGVKAGTAKAASSTPLSATLDSPRGTVVIDSWRAGK from the coding sequence GTGAACGCGCGCATAGATCACCTGGTCATCGCGGCAGATTCGCTGGAGCAGGGCACGGCCTGGTGCGAGGCTCTGTTCGGCGTCCAGCCCTCCGGGGGTGGCAAACACGCCTTGATGGGCACACATAATCACGTGATGGACATCAGCACAGAACGTTTCCCCCAGTGCTATCTCGAGATCATCGCCGTCGATCCCGGAGCGCCGGAACCCGGCAGGCCCCGCTGGTTCGGGTTGGACCAGCCAGCGTTGCGTGAGGCCGTGCGCGAACGGCCCCGGCTGGTGCATGCAGTTGCGCGGACAGCCGCATTGGAAACGCTGCGGCAAGGCCTGGCCACCTGCGGCCTGGATCCCGGCGTGCCAGTGGCGGTGCAGCGCGATTCGCCGTATGGCACGCTGAAGTGGCTCATCACGGTACGGGAGGATGGCCGCACAGAATGCGGGGGCGCGTTGCCGACGTTGATCGAATGGACCGGACCGCATCCATGTGACCATCTCCCGCAAACGGCCTTGGCGCTCCAAGAGCTGGTATTGCGCGGGGTGCCTGAGGAAGCGCTCGCCGTCTTGAAGATGCCAGGAGTGAAGGCGGGCACAGCAAAAGCGGCCAGTTCCACGCCACTCAGCGCCACCCTGGACTCGCCGCGCGGCACCGTGGTTATCGATTCCTGGCGCGCCGGGAAATGA